Proteins encoded within one genomic window of Panicum virgatum strain AP13 chromosome 1N, P.virgatum_v5, whole genome shotgun sequence:
- the LOC120653972 gene encoding E3 ubiquitin-protein ligase EL5-like, which produces MSLSSSTNSLPYSTDKGGYSTHDTLVLLGIGFCATAVSILIIVLCECLCCRRRLAGGTVVYVAARPFFLHGGDGDGGGGLSPSAAAALPSFVFRRGPAAGGAGRGEGSGSGSGRGWAQCAVCLSLVQEGEAVRRLPACAHLFHVCCIDMWLRSHSTCPLCRAAVDPTKEPSSKELAPPV; this is translated from the coding sequence ATGTCGCTGTCGTCCAGCACCAACTCGCTGCCCTACTCGACGGACAAGGGCGGGTACAGCACCCACGAcacgctcgtcctcctcggcatCGGCTTCTGCGCCACCGCCGTCTCCATCCTCATCATCGTGCTCTGCGAGTGcctgtgctgccgccgccgcctcgcgggGGGCACGGTCGTGTACGTGGCGGCCAGGCCCTTCTTCctgcacggcggcgacggcgacggcggcggcgggctgagcccttccgcggcggccgcgctaCCGTCGTTCGTGTTCCGCAGGGGCCCAGCGgcaggcggcgccggccgcggcgagggcagcggcagcggcagcgggcgcgggTGGGCGCAGTGCGCGGTGTGCCTGAGCCTGGTgcaggagggggaggcggtgcggcggctGCCGGCGTGCGCGCACCTCTTCCACGTCTGCTGCATCGACATGTGGCTCCGCTCGCACTCCACGTGTCCCCTCTGTAGGGCCGCCGTGGATCCTACCAAGGAGCCGTCTTCAAAGGAGCTGGCGCCTCCGGTGTAA